The nucleotide sequence ccctgtagtttgcggcacgttggctctctcgttgaggcgtgtgagctcagtagttgtggtgtgcgggcttagttgccctgcagcatgtgggatcttagctccccgaccagagatcgaacccacgttccctgcattggaaggaggattctttaccactagaccaccaggggagtccctgtaatgcaactgtaattcaaaaatatatagttaaaaaatcagcagcagaaataaaatggtacactaaaaaatatttaacacaagaGAAGGCAgtcaaggaggaagagaggaacaaaaagaCAGGCAATATAGAGAAACCAATAGCAAAATGGCAAATGtaaatccaaccatatcaatCACTACATTAAATACGCAGGGTATAAACACCCCAGTCAAAAATCAGAGATTCAAAAAAGCAAGATTCAGCTAGCTATATATTGTTTACAAGAGAAATTTATCTTTAAATGCCTAGaccaacaacaacaagaaaaggtctcaaatcaatggcCAAATGACATACcttaataaactagaaaaagaaaagcaaactaaatgcaAAGCAAGCAGATGGAAGATTagtgcagaaatgaatgaaatagaaaagaggaaaacaatacAGAAGATCAGtgaaaagttggttctttgaaaagaccagCAAAGTTGATCTTACttagactgatcaagaaaaaaagattacCTGTTCttttctctggcggtccagtggttaggactcagtgctttcactgccgtgggccagggcccaatccctggtaggggaactaagactcCACAAACTGCACAacacggccaaaagaaaaaaaaaaaagaaaaagattaccaagatcaagaatgaaaagagaggggcttccctggtggcgcagtggttgagagtccgcctgccaatgcaggggacaagggttcgtgccccggtccaggaagatcccacatgccacggagcggctgggcccgtgagccatggccgctgagcctgagcgtccggagcctgtgctccgcaacgggagaggccacaacagtgagaggcccgcacaccgtaaaaaaaaaaaaaaaaaaaaaaaaagaatgaaaagggggggcttccctggtggcgcagtggttaagaatccgcctgccaatgcaggggacgcgggtttgagccctggtccaggaagatcccacatgccacagagcgactaagccctggtccaggaagatcccacatgccacggagcgactaagcccgtgcgccacaactactgagcctgcgagccacaactactgagcccacgcgcctagggcccgtgctccacaacaagagaagccaccgcaatgagaaacccacacaccgcaacaaagagtagcccccactcgctgcacctagagaaagcccgcgcgcagcaacaagacccaacacagccaaaaataaataaataaatttaaaaataataatactgtaaaaaaaacaaaagaaagaaagaaaaaaagattacctgtgaattctctggcggtccagtagttaggactcagtgctttcactgccatgggcccgggttcaatccctggttggggaactaagaccccacaagctgcacagcacggtcaaaaaaaaaaaaaagattaccaagatcaagaatgaaatgaggggacttccctggtggcgcagtggttaagaatctgcctgccaatgcaggggacacgggttcgagccctgtgccgggaagatcccacatgctgcggagcaactaagcctgtgcaccacaactactgaacctgcactctagatccagcaagccacaactactgaagcccgcgtgccacaactactgagcccacgtgccacaactactgagcccaagtgcctagagcccgtgctccacaacaagagaagccactgcaatgagaagcccgcgcaccacaatgaagagtagcctcctctcgccacaactagaggaagcccgtgcacagcaaaaaagacccaatgcagccataaataaataaatttatttttttcaaaaagaatgaaaagagggaCATTGCTACTGACCCATAAAAATGTTAAGGGTTATAAGGCAATGTTTTGAACAagtttatgccaacaaattagacaattCAGATGAAATGGGCAAACTCCTGGAAAGACAAAAATGACCTCAattgactttaaaagaaagaaaatctgaatagacttaTAACAAGCAAATAAGTTGAATTTGTAATtgaaaatcttcccacaaagaaaatccaaacccAGAagtcttcactggtgaattctatcaaataatgcaactgaaaacgtatgtccacacaaaaacttgcacagaAATAATCATAGcacacaatagccaaaaggtggaaacaacccaaatgtccatcagtggatgcaTGGATAGATAAAAcatggtctatccatacaatggaacatcgttcagctataaaaatgaatgaggcactgatacatgctacaacatggatgaaccttgaaaacattatgcttaatgaaataagccagacacaaagagcCACAtattgtgattccatttatataaaatagcagAATAGGGaagtccacagagacagaaggtagattagtggttgccaggggctggggggtgggggccggATGGGGAGTTACTGCTAACGGGTACAGGGTTTTcccttggggtgatgaaaatattctggaattagattgtGATCACGTAAACTGTAAacacagatcttcctcaacttctgatggggttacatcccaataaacccatcataagttgaaaatatcctaaGTCGAAAATGCATGTAATACACTTAACTTaccgaacatcatagcttagcctagcctaccttcaGCATGCTCAGAACAGCCATATTAGCCTACAGTTCGACAAAATcacctaacacaaagcctattttatcatAAAGTGCTGAGTATGTCACGTACTTGAATACTGTGCTGAAAGTGAAAACCAGAATGGCTGTCTGGGTATAGAAGGGTCATAAGTGTATCCATCGTTTACCCTCGTGATCAAGTGGCTGAGTGAGAGCTTCGGGTGGCTGCCAcggcccagcatcacaagagaggaCTGCAGCACATATTACTAACCTGGAGAAAGATCAAAATCCAAGATCCGAAGCACAGTTTCTACTGAACGCGTATTGCTTTTGCACCGTTGTAAAAGTCAAAAAATCGTAAGTCAAACCATTGTAAGTCAGGGACATTTGTATACCAAAACAACaataaattgtacattttaaagggTGAGGTTTATGgcgtgtgaattatatctcagtaaaaaaatttaagtttgaaagaaaaagaattgaacaAGATATGACAGGCAAGTATTCACGAAAAGAAAGATATAGTTGCTATGCTACTATCACTGTATAAGTCGACTATAAGGCAAAAGCATTACTAGTATTAATGCATGTTGCTCCATTTTGACCAAATGTGCAACTTACAAAATACATAGCAATCCTAAACTCATCTGCACTTAATAACCTAACTTAAAAATACataaggcaggggcttccctggtggtgcagtggttgagagtccgcctgccgatgcaggggacgcgggttcgtgccccggtccgggaagatcccacatgccacggagcggctgggcccgtgagccatggccgctgagcctgcacgtccggagcctgtgctctgcaacgggagaggccacaacagtgagaggcccgcgtacagaaaaaaaaaaaaacaacataaggCAATAATTGAAAGAACTAGAAGGATAAACTGAGAAAAAACAACTGGGCCTCTACTCGGGACATCACTTGAGGCAGGCTGGGCTCCCTGGCATGAGGGGAACTATTGAAATCTCTCTCGGGCTTGGGTGGGGCGGCATCTAGAGATGAGATTTTTGTATTTATCAAGAGGGGCCAGATACGGTTGAAAAATACTTGGAAACTGTCTTAAAGCAAAAATCTCATCTGGCCACCATCCTCCCTACAGCCCTCCAGTGGCTCCCCAGTGCCGTCTTGAGAAAGTTCACCTTTCTGGGCAATCTCTAACCACTTGTCCCAACAACCCTCAATCAACCAAATCGGGTTATTCGGTTTTTTCCCAAACACTCCGTACTTCGTGTCTTGCCCACCTGAAGAGACAGGGATGGAGACAGGGGTGCCTGGGCGGAGGTGGGGTTGGACGGAGAACATGGCTACCATGGGCCCTGAATAGGCCTGCTTCTCTCCTAGACTCCCTCACAGTCCCCCTGCTCAGTCCACCACGACCAATGTCCATCTTTCCAGTCCCTCTTCAGCTCCCTCCGTCAGCACATCTCTCTCACTTGCCCTCCAACATGGCCCCCAGACGTGCCCCTGCCGTCAGCCCAGGCCCTCACACTGAATCGCAGAGGGTGCGCCCCATCAGCCAGGTTCCCGTTTCACAGGGAATTGACTCAATGAGCTAGAGGCACAGGGAGTGTCCTGCAAGGCTGCGCTCAGAGAGAGAAGGGTGGAGAAGAGctcccctgccttctccccaAGTCCCCACACGGCCTTCCTGTTCCCAGCGAGCCCTCCTCACTTACACAGAGACCGGCAGGAGGCAGAGCCCAAGGCTGCGCGGCCTTGGCTCAGTTATGCGGCCTCTATGCCCCGCCTCCCAGTATCCAAAGTGGGGATGACGATGATGAGAGTCGCTACCTCAGAGTCGAGGCTGGAGTTGATAcgggtgcctggcacacagtaagtgctcaataaacactcaccactgggccttccctggcggtgcagtggttaagactccgcgcttccactgcagggggcagggtttCAATCCGTGGTctggaactagatcccgcatgccacagattCGCTCCAGGACAGAGCGTGTGGCCCACCCTGTGTGGCCCAGAATGAGGGAGACAGCTTCTTGTGATGCCCACAGGGCTCCCCCCTCAAACCCAGTCTGGTCCCTGACACCTGGGAAGGCCAGTCCTCTGGCCCCGGCTCCAGACTCAACAGCAGCTCAGCACCTCCCCAGCCCGGACAAGGGCGCTCTCAGGCCCCCACCCCGCCAGCGGCTCATCGCAGCTCAAAGACTGAGGCCCAGCTCTCACCTCACCAGGCTCCAGTCTGACCCGTCCCTCCGGCGCAGCCTCAGTACCGGAGCACCTGCTCTTCCCTGAGCCCGAAATGCTCCCACGGCCTGGGTCACCCAAAGCTTTCTTCTCGCAAACTGCCCCCCCCAGATGGGAAGGGCTCGGAGGGATGAACGGCGACGCCGCTGCCCGACCTGGGGGTCCCCCGTCTCCCTGCTCCCAGACGGGCAGGGTAGGCCTCTCCCCCAGGCTAGGACATCCGTGGGGCAGGAtttgggaggggggaggagaaatgGTTTTGAGCAGCTGCCCCAGGTGCTGAAGGATCAACAGGTGGCTGATGGACGTGGAAAAATGTGACTGTGGCGCCTCCTGCTGGCGGAAGATCAAATTGCGCCCTGTGTCACTGCGGCCGGAGCTGGGGCCGGACTCTGACTCCGCAGCGAGGATGTGGCTGCAGCCTGGGCTGGAAGAGCTGGCTGTCTCCGAAGGAGTGTGGTTGCTTCTGGAAGGCTGGCTCTGGCACTCCTGATCAGGCCTCCCTGAGCAGCCAGCTGCTACCTTCCCCGGGCGGATCATTCCCACCGCCTGAGTAAGCCCACTCCCTCCACTGCAGGACCTCCTGCGTGACGGTGGGCACCTTGGCCGGTGGGCTcagcgcctggcacagagtagaggCCCAATCAATGTTGATGGCAAAGCGAGAAAACGTGAGTGTGCTGGGAGGCCAATGTGAACAACCAAAAGAGGGGAGGAGAGCCAGAGAAGGGGACGTCTGAGGTGGCAGGACAGGAGATGACAAGGCCCCGCGTGGGGGGCTAAGGGGAGGCAGGACAGGTCGTTGGAGGTGAAGAGGCCAAGCTGTAGAGACCGGGCCAAGGTTATGGCAGCCTGAGGTCCCCCGGGCTATGGACAGAGAAAGGGGAGCTGGCGTGGTGGGACCACATTGTGTGACACCAAAGCCTAGAGCAAAGGATGGCCTAGAATTGGCCGTGGGGACAGAGGGGGAAGCTGCCTACCCCTCGGGACTTGCCCCGGGCTCAGGGGCCTGCGCGGCTGTGCAcggaagggggtgggaggatgcTGGGAGGAGAACTCCGGAGAGGGACTTGTGCGTGGCTACCCTCCTCAGCGGAAGCCCGgcccctgctccagccccacccccgagACCCAGGCCAGCCCTGCTCTGGGCCTCGCCATCTCCCTTCAGATCCCAAAGGTCGACGTGGAGAGGTGTCTTCTCCAGCAGGCTCTGCGATGAAGGCTGGAAGGGACCAGTGGGCAGGGGTGACGGTGGGACAAAGGGGTGGCCAGCTCAGCCAGAACCGTGAGGGTGTTGCTTCTGCCCTGACCGGGGCCGAGGAGAGGCCCTAGGAGCCTTCCCCTCATGGGCGCAGGACAAAGGCCAAGCGGAGCCAGTAAAGGCCTGGTGCCCAGCAAGGCCGGGCTCTGGAGCCCTACCCGATCCAGAATGGGGGTGTGAGGGGCAGGGGCTGCACAGACCAGAACACCAGCCACCGTTCTTCACACCGGAAGCCACGACCCACCCAGCCCGGGGTCCCCAGGGCCTGGAGCCCAGCGGTGCCAAAGCCACGACCCAGCACAGAGGTTGAGGCCCCAGCAGCGCCCCCTCCTGGACGAggggcccctcctccagcctcagagACGGGCTGCAGAGCCTTTCGGTGCAAGGCGTGCTCTGGGAATGCTCTGTCCGGCCACGGCCACGGGaagcaggggaaggaagggagacggagggggggcggggaggggggtgaaGACAGCCCGGAACTCTGGTTGCCCTCCTGGCTACAGCACCCGGGGCTCCACTCGCCCCTGAGCCCGGCCCAGGGCCCCAGAGCCACACGCAGGCCAACCTCGAGGGTGGCAGAGCTGGCCAGCTCGGCTGCCTCTTGCCGGCACGTCGGGGAGTGGGGACAGGAAGTTCTTGGACAACCCGGAGCTTGTCTGCTGTGATGGGGGGAGCAGAAGTTCGGGTGGTGACGGGCGAGGTGGCCTGCCTCCTTGGTTTCCTTCCCAGCCCtcatccctccccccagctcaCCACTGCCCATTGCTCTTGTCTGTCTTTATTGATTTGGGGAAGactggagggaggctggagggccACGACACAAGCAGGACCACCCACGGTCAGCAAAGCACAGAACAGCACGGGAAGGACAGCCCCTGGGCCTCTTGGTCTCTAGACGGGGTGTGGCAGCGACAGGGGAGGGAAATCTGTGGACGTGCCACAACAGCGCCCACCCCAGTGCCCTGCACCACACCCACAGGGCTCAAACTGTACCGCAGAGGTGCCctggggcgggagggggaggtgggggggactGAAAGGGTCCATTGGAAGGGAGTCTGGGGGTCCGTGCGCTCAGCCTGGGGTGGAGAAGAGAGAAGCACAGGGAAGGGGGCAGTCAGGAGGCGCCCCTGGCCTGCCCTGCACCCCCTGCTCCCGGCCCAGGCTCTCAGCAGAGGTGCTCACTGGGCCCCTCGAGGACCCTCACGCCAGCGGCAcggcctgccccccacctctctgTCTCATCCACTTCTTGGGGACCCCGGCTCCTCCCCTCTTTCGGTGCTCTCCGCCCTCAGCCCGCTACTCTGTGGGGCCCACCCTGCTGAGCTCTTGGCCACACGGGGCCTGCCACCCCCTGAGCTCAGCGAGGAGCCAGGTCCCCGCGGGCGCAGGGCTCACCCCCACGCACCTGGGTGTCACCACTTGGGGGGCTGGCCAGTGCGGAGGCCCGGGTGGCCGTGGCTCATCACCCTCCGTCCCGAGGCGTCCTCCCCCTCCGGGGTCTGCCCCAGCTTGCGGATGTGGCGCAGGAAGGAGGTAGCATTGAACGCTCGCTGCAGGGAGAGGGGTGTCAGGCCGTGTCCCGGCCCTGGTCCCAAGACTTCGAGGACCGTAAAGACCACTGGCGGCCCAGACCATCCTCGTGAGGCTGACGGACGGGGCGGGCAGCCTCGAGCCGggtccccaggcccctccccacacTGACCTTCCAGTGGGTCCGGGCAAAATTCTTCTGGATCTGCTCACTAACTGAGCCCAGGATGTCCTTGTCAAAGGCTGTATCCCCGGAGATCCTAGGGCAAGGCCAAAGGTCAGTGAGGGGTGGGGGTCTCTGAGGGTGTGGACCCTCTGGTCCCAGGACAGCTCAGCAGGGGTCCCGCTCACCAAAGATGCTGTAAGGCCTGCTGGCAGGTGAACCTTTTCTGGGGATCTCGCTCCAGAAGGTGCCGGATGAAGTCTTTGGCTGGGACAGGGAAACCAGGTCAGCCCGCCCCATCCCCACGGCCCCACGGCCCTCCCCGCTCCCTGAGCTTGGGGTCAGCCTCAAGTTCACCTGATTCTGAGATGTCATCCCAAAAGGGAGAGTCAAACTCGTAGCTGGCCCTCAGGATCTGGCTGAAGAGTTCGGGGTCGCTCTCATCATAGAAGGGGGGGTACCCACACAGCCTGGCACCCACAGATGAATCACCCAGCTGTCCAAACCTCCCCGACCCAGCAGGGGGCAGGCAGGCAGAAGAAGAGCCTTCCCAGTGGTCACTCACAGGATGTAGGAGATGACACCCAGGGCCCACACATCTACGGCCTTCCCGTAGGGTTTCTGCTCCAAGAGCTCCGGGGCTGGGGGCCAGAGACAGACAGACGCACGCCCGCGCACACGCACAGCACGCCTTCAGTGCTGCCGGGCTCAGCCTAGTGCACCCCAGGAGTGGCCCACCGCCTGCCCTGCCCCTGGCACCTCGGCTCCCACAGGGTACCCCGGCCCCCGGCGAGCCTCGGGGCGCCCCCCTCACTTACCCACATAGCCCGGGGTCCCACAGGCGGTGCCTAGCATGTTGCCAGCCTGGATTTTGGAGAGGCCAAAGTCAGAGACCATGATCTTGGAGTCCTCGAAGGGCGTGGCATAGAGGAGGTTTTCAGGCTGTGACACACCGATGTCAGAGAGAACACCGGCTCAGCCGTGGCGTGGTCCCCGGGGCTGGGCGCCCGCAAGTCCCCCAGACCCGTGGTGCACAGGGACGCGGGGCAAGGCCTGGGTGGGCGggcaggagggcagaggcacCTTGAGGTCTCGGTGCACGATGCCCAGGCTGTGCAGGTAGGAGACGGCACCAAGGACCTGCCCCACCAGGTGGCTGGCGTCCTTCTCCGTGTACGAGCCGCGCTCCATGATGCGATCGAACAGCTCGCCCCCCGTCACCCTGGGGGGGCAGGGGCTCAGCTGACCCggccccccggccccgcccacccccgccTGACCCCGCCCTCCTCACAGCTCCATGGCCAGATAGAGGTGGGAAGGGCTTTCGTGGACGTCCTCCAGAGCCACGATGTTGGGGTGGCTGACCCTGCAACGGCAAGAAAAAGCCCCTTACGGGCCGCCACGGCCCcctctggacccccagggaagcccttcaccctcttctcttcctcccgcccctgccccctACCCTACCATGGGCCGCCCCTGCCGGTCCAGCAAGGCAGAGCCCCCGGCCAGGCCTTTCTGGGGACACGGAGGAGGCAGGGCGCTCCACCCCAGGAGGCTCCCAGCCACTGCGAGGCGCACACCTGCGGAGCACCGCGATCTCGTTCTCCACCAGGGCCTCCTTGCCTCGAAGGGCCTTCTTGGGGATGCACTTGAGGGCGACAAGGTGTGAGGAGCCCCGCTCCTGGGCCAGCACCACCTCGGAGAAAGCGCCCCTGCGGCagagggggaggcaggaagggaggggaaaggcGAGGAGGAGGGCGGGGCGCGAGAGCAGaggcggggagggagaagggcccCCTTAGCCGAAGGAGATGGGGAAGCCCTCCCCGTCCCATGCCACCCATCCCcccacacagatacacacattcACTctcgcgcgcgcacacacacacacacacacactcacgagCCGAGCTTCTCCCGGATCTCATAGACGCTGCTGATGTCCTCCGTCTGTTTCTTGAGCAGCAGCATGTCTGGGGGTGCAGGGAGAGGTGGAGGGAAGCTCCCTGAGCGAGGGGCAGCCCCGTCCCCCAAAACCCAGATCCGGCAGTGCCTCAGCCACCCTCAGCCACAGCCCCACTCAGGAACACAGGTCCCACACACCCTCCCCCAGCCCGTTACATCtcgcccctcccccactgtccAGGTCCGCACTCCCAGGTGGACGCCTCCAGCGAGGCCGCCGCATAAACTCCTCCCCCTCCCAGATACGGCCACGATCCGACGCCCCGCGACCTGGCACCCCGACGACGATCAGCGCCCAGAGACCCCCTCTCCGCCCCCACACAACCTAGTCAGCCGCGATTGGCCGCCTTCCAGAAGGCTCCGTGCCCGCCCCCCCGGCCCCTCCAGGCTCACTCCCATCCGCAGCGCCCAGAGGCGCCCCCGGTCGCCCCCAAGCCTAGACCTGCCACCCACGGCCCAGCGCCCACAGGCACGCGCCCCCCAGGCCACCGACCCGCCCTAGATGCACCTGCGACCCCCGCGCACAGCCGCCCGCCACGGCCACCCACGCGGCCGCCCGGCTCAGCCCAGCCCTCGGCGCCTCGCGGCGGGAGGGACTCGGCAGCCCGGGCCTCCCGCGTCCCGAGCTGCGTGAGCCGCGCGCGTGGCGGCCGGGGGCGCGCCGGGCGTGACAGGTGTGCGCCGGGCCTGCCGTGGCCCGGGACACTGCACGCCCCCGCCAGCGCGCGCCCGCGCCCCGGAGCGCCGGGTGCGGACCTGGAGCCGAGGCGAAGCTGCAGCGTCGCCTAGCGCAGTAGCCACCGCGCCGAGCCCCCCGCCCGCGCCCCGGCGGCCCCGCCCCCCTCCGCGCGCGCCCCCGCCGCCCGCTGGCGGCCGAGCACGCGGTGGCCGAGCGCGGCCGCGGCACTGCAGGGCGCCTTGTAAGGCAATCGGCCGGCGCCGGCCGCCCCCGCCTCTCTCCTTTGTCATTCGTGCGGGTTCCCGCCGGCTCCAGCTCCTCCCGGCGGCCTGACTGGGccggccccagggcctttgcaccacCGGTGTCCTCCACACAGAAGTCTCTTCACCCACATGTTGACCTGGCTCTCTGGGTGCCTTCGGGTCTCTGCTCTAATGTCCTCTCCGCAGACAGGGCATCCAGGCCACTTGACCTAAAACAGCCTCCTTCCctagccccagccctgccactgccACTTCTGCCACCTTGGCCTGAACCCCCATCAGCACTCAGTTGGAGGACAGCAAAAGCCTCCTCGCTGGGctccccctgccctctgcctgcaCCCTTAACCTCTCCAACCGGCAGTTTCTTCCCCACCGAGCAGCCAGAGCTTCCTTTTATTGAGATCATGTCACCCCTGAGCTCCAAACCCTCCCACGGCTCTTCGTGTCACTCCAAACCAAAGCATGAGTCCTTACAGGGGCTTAAGAGTTCTGCGTGATTGGTCCCTCTTCCCCATCATTGCTTTGGCCCCTCTCCACCCACTCCCCCCGCCCCTTGCTCAAgcagctccagccacactggcttcttAACTGGTCCTCAAGCACACCACACATGCAcccgccccagggcctttgcactcactgcctctctgcctggaacactcctcACTCAGGTATCTGTTTGGCTTGCTCCCTCACTCCATCAGGtctcaactcaaatgtcacctcttcaaaGAGGCCTCAGCTGTCCCCCTCCAACACATTCTATATAGTAATCACCCCGCCTGCCCTGTCTGAAGAGCCTGCACCTCTGCAAAATCACCTTCTTTGGCTTGTTTTCCTCAGCAAAGCATCCACTCCCAGAGAGTGTCTCTGTCAACTTGGCCCAGGAGAATCACTCAGGAAATAAGTGCTTGGTGAATGAATCCAATCCTTCATCCAACAATTAGTGGATTTGTCCCATCCAGTCTCATCTCGGTTCTGGCGCCCCTCCCAGGGAGTCCAGGTCCCACCAAGGATGGGGGCAACAGGTGTCCTGGCTGTTACCAAGAGTACATCCACACAGGCCATTGTTGGAGGGGCTCCATGGAATCTCAGGGCCCGGGAGTAACCTGCTGGCTCTATCTTTGCAGGGGTCGATAGGCCCCCGGCCTGACACAAAGTCTTCAAGAGGGTCTACGGGGCAggcaaaggtttttaaaaatcatctctcCAGACCTCAGCTCCTACGTGTCCTCTGTTCAAAATGGCGGGTCTGAGAAGGCCCCCTCAGGTTCCCTTTCCCAACCACCCCTCCCAGTTCCTTCGAGAAGGCTCCAGGG is from Orcinus orca chromosome X, mOrcOrc1.1, whole genome shotgun sequence and encodes:
- the PNCK gene encoding calcium/calmodulin-dependent protein kinase type 1B isoform X3, yielding MLFILHPQTHHQAQDMLLLKKQTEDISSVYEIREKLGSGAFSEVVLAQERGSSHLVALKCIPKKALRGKEALVENEIAVLRRVSHPNIVALEDVHESPSHLYLAMELVTGGELFDRIMERGSYTEKDASHLVGQVLGAVSYLHSLGIVHRDLKAGNMLGTACGTPGYVAPELLEQKPYGKAVDVWALGVISYILLCGYPPFYDESDPELFSQILRASYEFDSPFWDDISESAKDFIRHLLERDPQKRFTCQQALQHLWISGDTAFDKDILGSVSEQIQKNFARTHWKRAFNATSFLRHIRKLGQTPEGEDASGRRVMSHGHPGLRTGQPPKW
- the PNCK gene encoding calcium/calmodulin-dependent protein kinase type 1B isoform X1, which gives rise to MLFILHPQTHHQAQDMLLLKKQTEDISSVYEIREKLGSGAFSEVVLAQERGSSHLVALKCIPKKALRGKEALVENEIAVLRRVSHPNIVALEDVHESPSHLYLAMELVTGGELFDRIMERGSYTEKDASHLVGQVLGAVSYLHSLGIVHRDLKPENLLYATPFEDSKIMVSDFGLSKIQAGNMLGTACGTPGYVAPELLEQKPYGKAVDVWALGVISYILLCGYPPFYDESDPELFSQILRASYEFDSPFWDDISESAKDFIRHLLERDPQKRFTCQQALQHLWISGDTAFDKDILGSVSEQIQKNFARTHWKRAFNATSFLRHIRKLGQTPEGEDASGRRVMSHGHPGLRTGQPPKW
- the PNCK gene encoding calcium/calmodulin-dependent protein kinase type 1B isoform X2: MLLLKKQTEDISSVYEIREKLGSGAFSEVVLAQERGSSHLVALKCIPKKALRGKEALVENEIAVLRRVSHPNIVALEDVHESPSHLYLAMELVTGGELFDRIMERGSYTEKDASHLVGQVLGAVSYLHSLGIVHRDLKPENLLYATPFEDSKIMVSDFGLSKIQAGNMLGTACGTPGYVAPELLEQKPYGKAVDVWALGVISYILLCGYPPFYDESDPELFSQILRASYEFDSPFWDDISESAKDFIRHLLERDPQKRFTCQQALQHLWISGDTAFDKDILGSVSEQIQKNFARTHWKRAFNATSFLRHIRKLGQTPEGEDASGRRVMSHGHPGLRTGQPPKW
- the PNCK gene encoding calcium/calmodulin-dependent protein kinase type 1B isoform X4; its protein translation is MLFILHPQTHHQAQDMLLLKKQTEDISSVYEIREKLGSGAFSEVVLAQERGSSHLVALKCIPKKALRGKEALVENEIAVLRRVSHPNIVALEDVHESPSHLYLAMELVTGGELFDRIMERGSYTEKDASHLVGQVLGAVSYLHSLGIVHRDLKPENLLYATPFEDSKIMVSDFGLSKIQAGNMLGTACGTPGYVAKDFIRHLLERDPQKRFTCQQALQHLWISGDTAFDKDILGSVSEQIQKNFARTHWKRAFNATSFLRHIRKLGQTPEGEDASGRRVMSHGHPGLRTGQPPKW